Within the Flavobacterium sp. 9R genome, the region ATTTTTATATTTTTCATGTTTAAAAATTTTAGAAATTAAAGTTAGCTCCAATTGCGAAAGTTCTAGCAGGTGGTGCAGAATAGAATTCTTCTCCAATTCTGTTTCCTTGGTCTGCTCTAGCTTCTGGATCATAGCCACTGTAGTTTGTAAATGTTAATACATTTACACCAGTTAAATAAACTCTTACTTTACTTAATCCAGTTTTTTCAATAGCAGATTTTGGTAATGTGTAACCCAAAGTTAAGTTTCTTAAACGAATAAAATCAGCTGCATCTAAATATCTTGTAGATGCTTGAGTTCCATTACCTCCTAAGTATCTTGCTTGAGGAACATTAGTAATGTCTCCTGGTTGTTGCCAACGATTCATTTGATCCACAGTTTGGTTATCCCAGAAGTCACCATTTGCAGATTGGTAGATACCTGCTGAATTATAGATACTAGCTCCCCATTCTCCTTGGAAAGTGAATGAGAAATCTAAACCTTTATAGTTTATTGTATTAGTTAAACCTGCCATTAAAGTTGGGAAAGGGTTTCCTGCAATAACTCTATCTGCTTCGCTATAATCATTTGTTTTGGTTCTGTCAATTGAACCATCAGCATTCTTTGTATTCTTATAAAATAAAGCATCACCATTAGCTGGGTCTACACCTGCGTATTCTACTAAATAGAAAGAGTTGATGTTTTCCCCTACACGGTTTATTGTAAATGAACCGATGATGTCTTGATTGTTATCTGGTAACTCAAGAACATTTGAATTATTCGTAGTTAAGTTCAATGAGGTTGTCCAATTAAAGTCATTAGTATCAATGATTTTAGCATTAACTACAAACTCAAATCCTTTACTTTCTACTAAACCAATATTTCTTGCAATAGTAGCCGCACCTGAACTTATTGATAATGGCACATCAAATAATAAACCATCAGTTCTTTTATTGTAGTAGTCAATTTCTCCAGTAATTCTATTATTTAAGAATCCGTAATCGATACCTAAATCTAATTGTTTTGATTTTTCCCAAGTCAAATCGTCGTTTCCTGGTTGAGTTGGAAGTAAACCTGATTTTAAGTTATAAGAAGCACCACCATACAAAGATCTTGAACGGAAATTACCAATTTCGGCATTACCAGTTTCTCCATAAGAGGCTCTTAACTTTAAGTTAGAGACAACACTGTTATCTTTTAAGAAATCTTCTTCAGAAATTACCCAACCAGCAGAAAATGCAGGGAATATACCGTATCTTTTGTTTACACCAAAACGAGAAGAACCGTCTCTACGAATACTCGCTTTTAGTAAGTATTTGTTGTTAAATGAGTAAGAAGCTCTCGCAAAGTATGAATCAAATGCGTAGTCAGATTCACTACCAGAGCCATCTGTTACTTCTGCACCAGAATCGATTGTTTGTAAATCATCACTAGGGAAATAGATAGAAGTTACATCTTGGTAACGACTTGCAAAACTAGTGAATTCGTGACCAGCTACTAAGTTAATGTTGTGTGATTCTCCAAAAGTTTTGTCATATGTAAAGTAATTTGATAGAGTATACGACTCATTGTTTACTGAAGCTGCAAATACTTCTCCATTTGTTGCAATGAATGGGTAATTTGCTCCATACCAGTTGTCTTGTGTTTGAGAGTATAAATCATACAAAACATCTGAATTGAATTTTAAACCATCAAATAATTTTAATTCTCCAAAGAATTTACCTGTAACTCTTCTAATAACTGTTTGATTATTACCATTATCTAATGCAGCCAAGAAATTTACATATTGTGTAGCAGTATTTGCTGTTCCATCAGCGTTTCTAGCAGGCGAGATTGGCGCTTGTGCAATTGCTTGCAAAGGAGTAGTAAATGAGTTGTCATTTGTATTTCGGTGAATTAATGATCTTGAAAAAGCCAAGTTCATTCCAACAGAAAATTTATCTGAAATTTTAGTTGAGATATTGTTTCTAAAGTTAAAACGCTCTAAATCATTAGCTACTAAAATACCAGAATTTTTTTGATATGCAGCAGATATAAAATAAGTAGTCTTGTCATTTCCACCTGCAGCTGAGATGTCAGCATCAGTAGTGTAACCTGTTCTAAAAGCTAGATCTTGCCAATCTGTATCTACTTCTCTGTTTCTCCAATCAGTACCAGCGGCTAATTGATCAAACTTTCTTCCAGGTCCTGTAGGATCTGAGAATCCTTCATTTAATCTAGCCTCAGTAAATAGCTCGATGTATTGGTCAGCATTTAAAAATTCTCTTCTGTTCGTAGCTTCACTAATACCTTGTGATAAGTTTACAGAAAAGGAAGTTTTTCCAGCTTTCCCTTTTTTTGTTGTAATTAAAACAACTCCATTAGCCCCTCTAGCTCCGTAGATTGCTGCAGAAGAAGCATCTTTAAGTACATCGATAGATTCGATTTCGCTTGGAGTTAATGTTAAAAGGGGGTTTAATGGTGCACCATTAGTAGATTCGTTTTGATTAATCAAAGGCATACCATCTAATACATATAAAGGTTGAGTACCAGCGCTGATACTTGCTTGTCCACGTACACGGATATTAATTCCACCTTCTACTTTACCGTTAGTTTGAGTAATTTGTACACCAGCTAACTTTCCAACTAATGCATTTTGCACATTCGAAACAGGGATGTTTTGAATATCTTTCGCTTTTACCCCTACAGTAGCATCAGTCATTTTCCCTTTTGATTGAGTACCATAACCTACCACTACAACATTTTCTAGTAAATTTGAAGCATCTTTCAGTTTAACAGCAACTTTTGCTGAAGCTTTCACTTCAACTGTTGACATACCTACAAAGCTTACTACTATAACATCATCTAAGGAAGCTTTGATTGCAAAGTTTCCAGAAAAATCTGTTTGTGTGCTTGATTTTGTACCTTTAACAAGTACGTTAGCTCCTGGAATTGGTATTCCAGCTTGATCT harbors:
- a CDS encoding TonB-dependent receptor, with amino-acid sequence MRINFKHFLSLLFALFVQIAVAQEITVSGVVTDQAGIPIPGANVLVKGTKSSTQTDFSGNFAIKASLDDVIVVSFVGMSTVEVKASAKVAVKLKDASNLLENVVVVGYGTQSKGKMTDATVGVKAKDIQNIPVSNVQNALVGKLAGVQITQTNGKVEGGINIRVRGQASISAGTQPLYVLDGMPLINQNESTNGAPLNPLLTLTPSEIESIDVLKDASSAAIYGARGANGVVLITTKKGKAGKTSFSVNLSQGISEATNRREFLNADQYIELFTEARLNEGFSDPTGPGRKFDQLAAGTDWRNREVDTDWQDLAFRTGYTTDADISAAGGNDKTTYFISAAYQKNSGILVANDLERFNFRNNISTKISDKFSVGMNLAFSRSLIHRNTNDNSFTTPLQAIAQAPISPARNADGTANTATQYVNFLAALDNGNNQTVIRRVTGKFFGELKLFDGLKFNSDVLYDLYSQTQDNWYGANYPFIATNGEVFAASVNNESYTLSNYFTYDKTFGESHNINLVAGHEFTSFASRYQDVTSIYFPSDDLQTIDSGAEVTDGSGSESDYAFDSYFARASYSFNNKYLLKASIRRDGSSRFGVNKRYGIFPAFSAGWVISEEDFLKDNSVVSNLKLRASYGETGNAEIGNFRSRSLYGGASYNLKSGLLPTQPGNDDLTWEKSKQLDLGIDYGFLNNRITGEIDYYNKRTDGLLFDVPLSISSGAATIARNIGLVESKGFEFVVNAKIIDTNDFNWTTSLNLTTNNSNVLELPDNNQDIIGSFTINRVGENINSFYLVEYAGVDPANGDALFYKNTKNADGSIDRTKTNDYSEADRVIAGNPFPTLMAGLTNTINYKGLDFSFTFQGEWGASIYNSAGIYQSANGDFWDNQTVDQMNRWQQPGDITNVPQARYLGGNGTQASTRYLDAADFIRLRNLTLGYTLPKSAIEKTGLSKVRVYLTGVNVLTFTNYSGYDPEARADQGNRIGEEFYSAPPARTFAIGANFNF